The Aeromicrobium yanjiei DNA segment GCCAGCGTCGGAGCTCTGCCGCGGCCTGCTGCAGCTCCGCCCCGTCGCGAGCCAGTCCCGCGGCGTCCCACATGAGCTGCTGCAGGTCCGCCCGGCTGACGTCCTGCGCGTCGGGGTCCTCGGACAGGTCGAGCTCGGTCGGGACCTGCCACTGCTCGTCGAAGTCGTCGATCGGTGGCGAGGACAGGAGTCCCTCGACGACCCGCGAGCCGTACACGGCACCCTCGAGCAACGAGTTGGAGGCGAGCCGGTTGGCGCCGTGGAGGCCGTTGCAGGCGACCTCGCCCACGGCGTACAGGCCCGAGATCGAGGTGCGGCCCCACTCGTCGGTGCGGACCCCGCCCATGTAGTAGTGCGCGGCCGGGGTGACCGGGATCGGCACCGTGCTCCAGTCGTGGCCCTGCGCGCGGCACGCCGCGTCGATGTTGGGGAAACGGCGGGCCAGGAACTCCGCGCCCAGCGCGGTGGCGTCCAAGCAGACCGGGCCGTGGTTCTTCGCCCTCATCTGCTGCGCGATGGCGCGGGCGACGACGTCGCGGGGAGCCAGCTCGGCGTCGGGGTGCACGTCGGGCATGAACCGGTGGCCGTCGGCATCGATCAGCACCGCACCCTCACCGCGTACGGCCTCGGAGATCAAGAAGTTGCCCGGTGCGTCCAGCGACGTGGGGTGGAACTGGTAGAACTCCAGGTCGGCCGCGACCGCACCGGCGCGCAGGGCCATCGCCAGCCCGTCGGCCGTCGCGACGCCGGGGTTGGTCGTGCAGGGGAACAGCTGGCCGGCCCCGCCGGTCGCCAGGATCACGGCGTCGGCGCGGAGCACCTCGCCGCCCAACAGGCTCACGCCCACACAGCGGCCGTCCTCGACGACGAGGTCGACGACGGTGGTCCGCTCACGGATCACGACGGCGCTCTCGCGCAGACGCTCGATCAGGGCGTACGCGATCGCGGCCCCCGTCGCGTCGCCGCCCGCGTGGAGGATGCGGGCGAAGGCGTGCGCGGCCTCCAGCCCGTGCGAGAGCTGGCCGTCGTGGCGGTCGAACGGCACACCCCGAGCGATGAGCTCGTCCATCGCGGCCGGCCCCTCCGCGCACAGGATGCCGACCGTCTCGGCGTCACCGAGGCCGGCGCCCGCGACGAGCGTGTCGGCGACGTGCGAGGCGACGCTGTCGCCCAGCGTGGGGGCTCCGGGATCGGCCATGTCGTCGATCACGACGGCGACCCCGCCCTGCGCGTAGCGGGTGTTGCTCTCGGCGAGGTCGGCCTTCGTCACCAGGGTGACGTCGTGCGTGTCCACGGCCTCGAGGGCCGCGGTCATGCCCGCGACTCCGCTGCCGACGATGATGATGCTGCTCATGGCACGTCCTTACCTGGGCTTACCTGGGCTTACCTGGGGAGCGCCGCAAGCATGCGCTCGAGCGCGATCCTCGCGTCGGAGGCGACGTCGTCGGGGACGACGATCTGGTTGTGGACCTCGCCGGCGACGAGGCCGTCCAGGGTCCACGCGAGGTAGCCGGGGTGGATCCGGTACATCGTCGAGCACGGGCACACCACCGGGTCGAGGCAGAAGATCGTCCGGTCGGGGAACTCCGCGGCGAGGCGGTTGACCATGTTGATCTCGGTGCCGATCGCGATCGTGTCCCCGGGCTCCGAGGCGATCACGAACTTGCGGATCGCGTCGGTCGAGCCCGCCGCGTCGGCGGCGTCGACCACCGGCATGGGGCTCTCGGGGTGCACGATGATCTTGACCCCCGGGTGCTCCGCGCGGGCCTGGTCGATCTGGGCGACGCTGAAGCGCTTGTGGACCGAGCAGAAGCCGTGCCACAGGATCACGCGCGCGCTCTCCAGGTCGTCCAGGCTGTTGCCGCCGAGAGGCTTGCGGGGGTTCCACATCGGCATCTGCTCGAGCGGGATGCCCATCGCCTTGGCGGTGTTGCGGCCCAGGTGCTGGTCAGGGAAGAACAGCACGCGCTGGCCCCGCTCGAACGCCCACTCCAGGACCGTCGCGGCATTGGACGACGTGCAGACGATGCCGCCGTTGCGTCCGCAGAACGCCTTGAGCGCGGCGGAGGAGTTCATGTAGGTCACCGGGATGACCGGCTGCTTGCCGTCGGCGTCCGGCTCGGTGCCGTAGAGCTCGAGCAGGTCCTCCCAGCACGCCTCGACCGAGTCCTCGTCGGCCATGTCGGCCATCGAGCAGCCGGCGGCCAGGTTGGGCAGGATGACCTGCTGCTCGGGCCGGGCCAGGATGTCGGCGGTCTCGGCCATGAAGTGCACGCCGCAGAACACGATCGTGTCGGCGTCCGGCTTGGTCAGCGCGGCGTTCGCGAGCTGGAACGAGTCGCCCACGAAGTCGGCGTACTGGATGACCTCGTCGCGCTGGTAGAAGTGGCCGAGGATGACCAGCCGGTCGCCCAGCGCCTCCTTCGCGGCCCGGATGCGCGCGTGCAGCTCGTCGTCGCTCATCCGCTGGTACGCCGCGGGGAGCTGGCCCGGTCGGACGACCGGCTCGGGGACGCGGTCGTCCTCGGACGCTCCCGGCCCGTAGCCGGGGAACTGGTCGAACTCCCACGGGCCCTTGGCGAGCTCGACGTCGCAGCTCGCGGCCGGCTTCTCGACGATCTGGGTGTGGACGGAACTCATCGTGGCTCCTCGGTTGAGGGCGCGCCGGCCTCGAAGCGGAACAGCGCGGGGGGACGGTGGCTCGTGCCCTGCAGGCACGTGCCCGTGGGGACGAGGGTCTTGGTGGCCAGCGCCTGGCGGCGGAAGTTGGCCGGGTCGAGGGTCGTGCGCAGGACCGCCTCGTGGACTGCCCGCAGCTCGGCGAGGGTGAACTCCTCGGGCAGGAACGCGTGGGCGATCGGCGTGTAGGTGATCTTGGCCCGCAGCCGCGCCAGGGCGTAGTCGATGATCTCGGTGTGGTCGAACGCCAGCGGCGGCAGCTCGTCGGCGACGAACCACTCGACGTTCTCGCCGTCCACCGCCCGGGCGACCTCGTCGGGACGCACCAGCGCCCAGTAGACGATCGAGACGACCCGCTCGTCGGGCGAGCGGTCGACGTTGCCGAACGCGTACAGCTGCTCGAGGTAGTGGGGGGTCAGTCCGGTCGTGCGCTCGAGGGTGTGCCGGGCGCTGGCCGCGAGGTCCTCGTGGGCCTCGAGCGGTCCGCCGGGCAGGGCCCACTGACCCTCGTACGGATCACGGATGCGGCGCACGAGCGGGAGCCACAACGTCATCTCGCCGGTCTCGGGGTGCGGTCGCAGGGCGAAGATCACGGTCGACACGGCCAAGGACACCCGCTGGTCGATCGCCGAGGAGGTATCCATGACGTACCTCCTGCGCTCGGTGCCCCGACTTAAGGTGTCAGTGACTTTAAGAGAACGGTAACCGACCCTTAGAGTCACGTCAACACTAAGTCGCAGATCACCCGATCTCGGTCATGATGGGGTCATGCTCCTCGCCGATGTCGTCGCCACGTCCGCGGCGGTGGCCGCCACCTCGTCCCGCTCCGCCAAGGCCGCTGCGCTCGGCGAGCTCCTGCTCCGGACGGCGACCGAGTCTCCCGAGGACATCCCCATCGTGACGTCGTACCTCGCGGGAGCTCTCCGGCAACGGCGCACCGGTCTCGGCTGGCGATCGCTGCAGGATCCCCCGCCGCCCGCGTCCTCCCCCTCGCTGACCGTCGCGGAGGTCGACGCGACGTTCGAGCGGCTGGCCGCGCTGTCGGGTGCCGGCTCGCAACGGGCGCGCGCCGACGCGACGGCCGACCTGATGGCGCGCGCGACCGGCGACGAGCAGCGTTGGCTGCGGGGCGTCGTGACCGGCGAGGTGCGGCAGGGCGCGCTGGACTCACTCGTG contains these protein-coding regions:
- the nadA gene encoding quinolinate synthase NadA, encoding MSSVHTQIVEKPAASCDVELAKGPWEFDQFPGYGPGASEDDRVPEPVVRPGQLPAAYQRMSDDELHARIRAAKEALGDRLVILGHFYQRDEVIQYADFVGDSFQLANAALTKPDADTIVFCGVHFMAETADILARPEQQVILPNLAAGCSMADMADEDSVEACWEDLLELYGTEPDADGKQPVIPVTYMNSSAALKAFCGRNGGIVCTSSNAATVLEWAFERGQRVLFFPDQHLGRNTAKAMGIPLEQMPMWNPRKPLGGNSLDDLESARVILWHGFCSVHKRFSVAQIDQARAEHPGVKIIVHPESPMPVVDAADAAGSTDAIRKFVIASEPGDTIAIGTEINMVNRLAAEFPDRTIFCLDPVVCPCSTMYRIHPGYLAWTLDGLVAGEVHNQIVVPDDVASDARIALERMLAALPR
- the nadB gene encoding L-aspartate oxidase translates to MSSIIIVGSGVAGMTAALEAVDTHDVTLVTKADLAESNTRYAQGGVAVVIDDMADPGAPTLGDSVASHVADTLVAGAGLGDAETVGILCAEGPAAMDELIARGVPFDRHDGQLSHGLEAAHAFARILHAGGDATGAAIAYALIERLRESAVVIRERTTVVDLVVEDGRCVGVSLLGGEVLRADAVILATGGAGQLFPCTTNPGVATADGLAMALRAGAVAADLEFYQFHPTSLDAPGNFLISEAVRGEGAVLIDADGHRFMPDVHPDAELAPRDVVARAIAQQMRAKNHGPVCLDATALGAEFLARRFPNIDAACRAQGHDWSTVPIPVTPAAHYYMGGVRTDEWGRTSISGLYAVGEVACNGLHGANRLASNSLLEGAVYGSRVVEGLLSSPPIDDFDEQWQVPTELDLSEDPDAQDVSRADLQQLMWDAAGLARDGAELQQAAAELRRWRSPAVTDAKAAEDANLLVVARAVVASALAREESRGGHYRTDFPHTDAAQATHSAIGATTQQKV
- a CDS encoding NUDIX hydrolase — its product is MDTSSAIDQRVSLAVSTVIFALRPHPETGEMTLWLPLVRRIRDPYEGQWALPGGPLEAHEDLAASARHTLERTTGLTPHYLEQLYAFGNVDRSPDERVVSIVYWALVRPDEVARAVDGENVEWFVADELPPLAFDHTEIIDYALARLRAKITYTPIAHAFLPEEFTLAELRAVHEAVLRTTLDPANFRRQALATKTLVPTGTCLQGTSHRPPALFRFEAGAPSTEEPR